The following are encoded together in the Halopseudomonas salegens genome:
- a CDS encoding DUF2231 domain-containing protein, which translates to MPTTQIPSRMAIRGHPLHPALVHFPVAALIGLIGSDLAFLWTADVFWARASLWLAGVGAIGGCLAGLVGMLDLLAVRRIRRLVSGWSHGLLAIMLLSLASLNWSLRLQHVSDSIFPWGLYLSLLSGLLIAVTGYLGGQLVYEYAVGVDIDGAQNRDTRP; encoded by the coding sequence CGCAGATCCCCAGCCGCATGGCCATTCGTGGTCACCCCTTGCATCCGGCCCTGGTGCATTTCCCGGTTGCCGCCTTGATCGGGCTGATTGGCAGCGATCTGGCATTTCTCTGGACTGCCGATGTTTTCTGGGCACGAGCCAGTCTGTGGCTCGCTGGTGTGGGTGCCATCGGGGGGTGCCTGGCCGGGCTGGTCGGCATGCTGGATTTGCTCGCTGTGCGCCGTATTCGTCGCCTGGTAAGCGGCTGGAGTCATGGCTTGCTGGCGATCATGCTGCTGTCGCTGGCCAGTCTGAACTGGTCGCTGCGATTGCAGCATGTGAGCGACAGCATCTTTCCCTGGGGCCTTTATCTGAGCCTGCTCAGTGGGCTGCTGATCGCGGTAACGGGTTATCTTGGCGGCCAACTGGTGTATGAATATGCCGTTGGCGTTGATATTGACGGGGCGCAGAATCGCGACACCCGGCCCTGA